GAAGagagttaaaaagaaaaaaataatgcaaaggGATGTCTGTTGAAGAGAATTGCATCGCTTTGAAGACTTAAAGTCTTTATCCAAGAGAGCCTGGTAACAAACGAAGAACATACAAAGACATATTCAAAATCTATTGTGAGAACTGTATTACACGAACGTTAAGATCATTATTCCACTTGACAATTCGTGAATCTCATTTCACCAGGATCGAATCCCAAGAGAGTAAATTGCATATTATGCGGAGAGTGCGGTATTGAGGATGACTTCACATTCTGTCAGCTGTGCAAACTAAATGTCTTGATGTGCAATAGAGAAAATGTGTAGTTAACAATGATTTTCAATTAAAGTAGTGttccaatttaataattaataatcatataataaattatttttcttttcaaactTTAAGTTTCGTCTCTTCtaatgtaatttatgttatatatgtttcgaaacgattttaatttatacaaaatatatttcatttattgtaaaatattttaaataattaaatgtctgCTGTCAAAGGGAAGTGAgtatcacttttttttattaaaatattcgtagtttaataataaaaaatattgcgtattaatgtaaagtaaaataggagatagaatgaaaatataaatttatattaaaatatattaaaaatgtgtatgtgtgtatctaACCATCAGAATCaaacaatgaaatattatgaattatttaagaaaaaacgttaaaatttaataaacctATACATTTCGAGACTCATAAATTTGACATTgtgcaaagtattttttaaatataaaattaataattaatttgtacgttacaataaatatttcccttgtagatttaaaatttttattttcgtgaatttttatatgcagtcactctataacattttcatgttCCAGTCGCTATAAAAAAgtaagagattaaaaatataatttatgaaaggaatagagaaaaaaaacattaatattagttaaatcaaattattgtgATACATCAGTCTCAATGATTCTTGCGATACAGTATATATtcttagtaaaaataataaatcaatgttctataattttataatatttatataataactctataatatttataaaatttatttttagattatttttaatatattttaatatacactgTCTCGTACATTAACTGCTTTATATGAATTGTCATTTTCAAGTTCTTTATTTACAACTGACCTATATACCTTTTTAGGAAACATGTGAAATTTCGAACGATTGCAAAAATTCATCGAGATGtccttgaaatatttaatacagatgttcacatacatacacacacatatcataaaaaaaaggtaCACAGATGATCATCATGATGGAAAATTATCTTGATCCGCCCGCGACTAAAATCAGCGCAAATAAACATGCTGACATTTAATGATCCTGTGTGTGATCTCGGCTTCTTTGTGGGTAAGCATCCGCATACGGTCAAGAAACAGTTACATTTTTGTACCGCACAGTGCACAGTCACGAAACCGGCTTGTTACCGGAAACGTTAATTACCGCAACGAGTGGGACTGTCTACGATCGCAGAAATAGACGCGGGAGAGAATTTTTCGCATGGTTTTGTTTTAGTTGAATAAATGGAagttggtaaaaaaaaaaaaaaaaaaaaagacaaattaaaaaagagtaTTGCATCATCAGACAAACGTACATAAAAACacataatatcttttatggCGATTATTAAACTTGTTACATAAGCCCGTCACAAGTGTAATTTCGTGATAAACTTTctgtatttagaaaaaaatccagGAAAAGATCGAAAATTCTCGAGTTTATAAAAGCTTTCGCTTACGTAAACACATTCCCAGAACACAATCGAGCGAGACGATCAATAATCGTcggtaagaaaaattaaaacttaagtTTAATATGACATATAAGTTCAATTTAAAAGGAGGATATAactgcatatataatacatgtgcGTTACAAGTTTTTTGTAAAGTAAGTTTTTGTGTAAACtaacaatcaatttttcttacaaaaaagctttgttttttcataatataaagcGCCGAATTGCGGGCcggcattttataaaaaaaatctagactttttgtaaaaaaaaaaaattaaatttgcaagagGTCTatgatatatgtgtataacacacagatttattgatatttattgatatttataaggAGAatcattatgtataaattcagAGAGAAATGAacagaatataaataagagaactgtgagttaaataaatgtgatataCAAAATCGCAAAAACTCGTTTTatgaaaatcattttaatcatcttGCAGCAACACAAATGACAGAGAAAGTTACATTGTCATTTTTTGATAGTTGTTTCGAAACAAATGATTACCTTAAGCTCGAAAAAAACTTGTGCCACGATAAAAACCGTAAATCTTATCCGTTAACATTTCGGTTAAAGGAGAATGTGCGTGGAAAAGAAGCGATCACTCGACGTTACGTGACGTATATGTATAACCGGCCGGATAATCTCGTGGTGAGAACCAATCTCGCGCGTGACCGAGACGTAAGCAAATCTCACGTGCACGCGCCCGTAGAAATGTCATCGATCATATCGTCTCGATACGCACGCGAGATTCAAGACTCGCGCGAGAGGAACGAGGGACAGGAAGTTAGATACCTGTCGGCGGAGGGCGCGTTCATACCGGAATCGATAACGGCGAGGAGGGCAGCGCGCCGTGGGGAGGCCAGGATGCAACCCCGACGACGATGATGCACGTCGCAGGTAAATGGGTCGCGCGACGTAAAacacgcgcgcgtgcgcgcgtgcgtcCGCCACGACTTCGGTATCACAATAACTCCGATTTTCGCGAAATCGCCGAGATTTCGTCGTGACTGGTTTCTGTCGGTGTCCCAGACTTTCTCGAGCCTTCGGTGCTACCGCCAATATCgcaatctttctctctctctctctctctctctgtctctctctctctctctctcgttctctttgTATCTGTCAAAATTGCTACTTATCTCGCAACTCACCTGCGTACACCTGTGCGCCTGACAGCGCTGTTCTCCGGAAGCGGTGTCCAAAATCCGCGGGCGCGAAAAGCGATCCGGTCTGTGACGCACTCGCGGACTCGATCAAACCGCGTGCGTACAAAAGGGAAAGGGTAAGGGATGACGGAAGGAGAAGAATAGTGACAAGggcgaaagaaaagaaacgagGAAGAGGAACAGGAAAGTGATACGCGGAAGGAGGAAGTGAAACCGAGCGAGAAGATAGACGGAGAAAGGTGGAGAAAGAGATCGGGATCTTGTATCGCGGGACAAGGTTTTCGTCTCGCGAGGGACGAATTTCTTCTAAAATCTAAGACGATTGCGAATCTTTCTCGTGTCACGGGGAGAAAATGCGCGACGAGAGCCCGAGGAGAGCACACGGCACGCGCGCGGCTCTCTATCGCGGCGGCATTTTCACTGAAGAAACAGCAGAGaggaacgagagagagagctctTTGCGGCGAGACCCGagaccccccccccctccccgaGAGTCGGCGGAGCCCCGTTTTCGTAAAACGCTCACGGACTCTGCGCGTATCGGGAACGACCGGAGCGGGGTACGCATGCGCTTCCATTCACGACGGGTGCACGCGAGCGCGCCGTCTCTTATCAGCGGTGAGCGTCACGTCGGTGCGGGGGCGCATTTAATCCCCCCCCTACCACCCTCTTGCGCGTGAAAGAGAGACGTGGGGTTTTTGAGGGCACTATAAAGAAAGGGGAACGCGAACGAAACAGGAGCGGAGTCGGTTTCTGAAATACCCTAAGTTGCAaagtgttaattattttataagaataatattgtaaacaaaatcatattatgtaaacaaaaaattgagattaatcaattttatgagaaaaagaaagagagatgtttgaaattatttatacagaaGAACGTAAAtaaacactcaaaaaaatattttgctaatgtagatagatttctagatgtctcaatttatcgctactttttgtacctgttagaatattgtttgtcacgtatagaatttatagcagcaatattctagcaatatctctataaaatttagatcccattgccaaatattaatgacaaatataaaattattcttcacAATAGGTCTTAAAGATAGGCACCACGGAAAAGTTTTtcgtctaaattacactaatagtacagatataaattctgtctctgtcatttaaattaattaagtgcaaaaaaaaaatatatgtagtatcatagtatttgctaataatttatctgttttagttaattttttcacctagaaaatttttgttcaagttgcaagatcattttttcgAGTGAAACGTGAATATATTTAGCTTGTAAAAGGACGTCAATTTTTATGTAGACAAATTCTTTCGAGGAATATTGAATTTGAATATCAAGaattcattttttcaatttttttttatcatgtaaaaaaagttCAAGAAAGTATAGATGTAAAAGATTAGTCACTTAACAACGGTAAAATCATACGATTCAACATTTAACATGATGATAcagataattctattttttcactGTAGAgacttgtcttaaattttctcttttaatttcatttttcttttaaaatacacatgTCATACTACagaataattagtaattaaatgttattatcttATCTTTTCTACCATAATATAAGTGAGAactatactaatatatattatgaaaaaaagaaagagaaagaaacctGATATTACAAACTGTACGATGTGTACTCTCCTATAATGTACTCTTGTCATgtcttttttcaagaaaatatattacaaatcttTTCTTATCAGTTTACTCTACTCTCGAGAAGCGAATCTAGTggttatttgatttttttatctttacacGTTGACTGTAGGAGAAAATGATACAGTTTTGATGtagcagagaaagagagaggaagagagagaaccAGTTCGAagaaaagatgtttataaagTTACCCCAGGTGCAGGTTTTAAGCttgctaaatatatttaaaatttttttctctcttgggAACAGCAcgaataatgtataataaagaattaattacatctttattgctttataattttaggaaAAAAGAATCTTgttgtacatattatacagttaaataattgcaaataaaacagttttttaaattaattttacatatattacagatattaCACTAGACAGATATATGTTGTAAattatctcattgtcagtcaaATTATTCTAACCGTTTGCGctgattgttttaaaaatgcaacGGATGCATAGCAAAAATAACTGTACTCTTCAAATCGGATCAGGCACAGGAATTTTCGGCATACGACCTTCCATCATATCACTTAGTAATACACTGATCTCCTGAGAAGAAATGATCTATTtagtttacaaatataatacttaaatataattctaatttctaaattatcttttaaatctaTGCTATCTGTCTCTTAaagataacattaattattaaacaaatataattgataagaaGTATATATACCTCTTCTCGCTGCATTCTCAACCTATCGATAATGGGCTCGTTAAAGTTAGGATCATTACTAGGGTCCTCCAAACTCTCATTGCTTCTAGATACTTGCGGAATGCGGGAGATGTAAATCTGTTTAATGGTGTCTAAAATTGCCGATGGTCTCGTTTGAGGAAACTGCAAATCGATCCGTCCAAAAGAATCCGCGCCCGCCGGCATCATTAACGGCTTCTCATAATTCGTGCACTTTTCCTCCCTTGCGATTTATTCaaggaatattaataatatattttacgaattaaCGAACAATaaacgttaaaattattttagacagTGCATACCATTTACAAGTATATGTATCAAAGACTTACGTAAAGGAAGAACCAAATCCGTAGTGAGATAATAGATCTTTAAGTCGTCGCACGAGAAACTTATCTttagaagaataataataaagacttGCACCGAGATTGTGAGCTATCGCTCTCAGTATCTTgccaataaattcttttttatccgAATCGAATTCCTATTGCAATGATTAACAGAATGAAACGCATAGATTTGAAACAAATTTGTTTAAGTATCAAAAATACGCTTTGAGATGTACGAGTATGTATGTCATTTTATtgaagagattaaaaatttattgaaaagttagctttgtaataatttatgtatatacactttccttgaaattaatcaaaccaggcacaaaataaatgttcaatattaattaattgtagtattttgaaattgaaattataatagcaCTTCCTTGACTTtgtctattattaattgtgataaaaagaaaatatgtgatttttgaaatatatttttatattaaaactagCAAATCTTGAATAtctagaataaaaagaaaataaatatatgcaaatatatataaaataccttGAATTCATCATATCGTCCACCTAAGATGCACATCTGCATCGGGAATGGATCAACTCCGCGTtccatatctttttttatatttgctattCTTTTTTCCCGTAATTTTTGAATTGTCTCGGGATCATAACTCATTTTCAAACCACTTCGTAGTACGGAAAGGGTTTCCTCGAAGGAAGTCCATAATTCCTCTGGTCGCGATAAATCCAGCATCATCAATATCACAGTATGATGAGCAGAATGTGTTAATGTAGATCCGGTCATTGCGACGGATACCAAAGAAGAAGCCAAGTGACCCACTTCCCACACGTGCACTATATTTTTCACCTGCATACACGCGCATACGCACACACAGTATAgcattctatttataaatttaataattcaataatggAGTAGCaagagttttaataaaattaatagaaattttattatttatattttaattataaatatattaatattaattattaatattgtcacataaataaattta
Above is a genomic segment from Anoplolepis gracilipes chromosome 3, ASM4749672v1, whole genome shotgun sequence containing:
- the LOC140664042 gene encoding cytoplasmic dynein 2 light intermediate chain 1 isoform X1; translated protein: MSAENREESMRETALRLAIEEENRRKTDPNETHERSIIILGSKGIGKTTMVYRFLEKDERPKATIAMDYSFGRKTVKSLVKNIVHVWEVGHLASSLVSVAMTGSTLTHSAHHTVILMMLDLSRPEELWTSFEETLSVLRSGLKMSYDPETIQKLREKRIANIKKDMERGVDPFPMQMCILGGRYDEFKEFDSDKKEFIGKILRAIAHNLGASLYYYSSKDKFLVRRLKDLLSHYGFGSSFTEEKCTNYEKPLMMPAGADSFGRIDLQFPQTRPSAILDTIKQIYISRIPQVSRSNESLEDPSNDPNFNEPIIDRLRMQREEEISVLLSDMMEGRMPKIPVPDPI
- the LOC140664042 gene encoding cytoplasmic dynein 2 light intermediate chain 1 isoform X2; the encoded protein is MRETALRLAIEEENRRKTDPNETHERSIIILGSKGIGKTTMVYRFLEKDERPKATIAMDYSFGRKTVKSLVKNIVHVWEVGHLASSLVSVAMTGSTLTHSAHHTVILMMLDLSRPEELWTSFEETLSVLRSGLKMSYDPETIQKLREKRIANIKKDMERGVDPFPMQMCILGGRYDEFKEFDSDKKEFIGKILRAIAHNLGASLYYYSSKDKFLVRRLKDLLSHYGFGSSFTEEKCTNYEKPLMMPAGADSFGRIDLQFPQTRPSAILDTIKQIYISRIPQVSRSNESLEDPSNDPNFNEPIIDRLRMQREEEISVLLSDMMEGRMPKIPVPDPI